Proteins encoded in a region of the Dreissena polymorpha isolate Duluth1 chromosome 6, UMN_Dpol_1.0, whole genome shotgun sequence genome:
- the LOC127835008 gene encoding collagen alpha-2(VIII) chain-like isoform X4, which translates to MFLTVFPALLVACMSASVRGSGSAVVFHAHGPSNTSPASGKIIEYTVVEVNEGQGYNASNGVFMAPAGGMYMFSTQTCIWSNTFVLIAIIKEGVVVQPSALYDTSPGYAPCSSSQAFVRLSAGQRVWVESRRTNNGNMLFEDEERWTSFSGVLL; encoded by the exons ATGTTTTTGACAG TTTTTCCTGCGTTGCTCGTGGCATGCATGTCAGCGTCGGTGCGGG GCTCCGGTAGTGCCGTGGTTTTCCACGCCCACGGACCCTCAAACACCAGTCCGGCCTCTGGTAAGATCATAGAGTACACGGTCGTGGAGGTTAACGAAGGTCAAGGATACAACGCGAGCAATGGCGTCTTCATGGCACCAGCTGGCGGAATGTACATGTTCAGCACACAAACTTGTATCTG GTCGAACACGTTCGTCCTGATCGCCATCATAAAAGAGGGCGTGGTGGTGCAGCCTAGCGCCCTCTACGACACCTCCCCTGGCTACGCGCCCTGCTCCAGCTCACAggcgttcgtccgtctgtccgcgGGGCAGCGTGTGTGGGTTGAGAGCAGGCGGACGAACAACGGAAACATGCTATTCGAGGACGAGGAACGCTGGACGAGTTTTTCCGGAGTTCTGCTTTAG
- the LOC127835008 gene encoding collagen alpha-2(VIII) chain-like isoform X2 — protein sequence MFLTVFPALLVACMSASVRGFVVPGGLGSGSAVVFHAHGPSNTSPASGKIIEYTVVEVNEGQGYNASNGVFMAPAGGMYMFSTQTCIWSNTFVLIAIIKEGVVVQPSALYDTSPGYAPCSSSQAFVRLSAGQRVWVESRRTNNGNMLFEDEERWTSFSGVLL from the exons ATGTTTTTGACAG TTTTTCCTGCGTTGCTCGTGGCATGCATGTCAGCGTCGGTGCGGG GGTTTGTTGTGCCAGGTGGCCTGG GCTCCGGTAGTGCCGTGGTTTTCCACGCCCACGGACCCTCAAACACCAGTCCGGCCTCTGGTAAGATCATAGAGTACACGGTCGTGGAGGTTAACGAAGGTCAAGGATACAACGCGAGCAATGGCGTCTTCATGGCACCAGCTGGCGGAATGTACATGTTCAGCACACAAACTTGTATCTG GTCGAACACGTTCGTCCTGATCGCCATCATAAAAGAGGGCGTGGTGGTGCAGCCTAGCGCCCTCTACGACACCTCCCCTGGCTACGCGCCCTGCTCCAGCTCACAggcgttcgtccgtctgtccgcgGGGCAGCGTGTGTGGGTTGAGAGCAGGCGGACGAACAACGGAAACATGCTATTCGAGGACGAGGAACGCTGGACGAGTTTTTCCGGAGTTCTGCTTTAG
- the LOC127835008 gene encoding collagen alpha-2(VIII) chain-like isoform X3, translating to MFLTVFPALLVACMSASVRVTGSGSAVVFHAHGPSNTSPASGKIIEYTVVEVNEGQGYNASNGVFMAPAGGMYMFSTQTCIWSNTFVLIAIIKEGVVVQPSALYDTSPGYAPCSSSQAFVRLSAGQRVWVESRRTNNGNMLFEDEERWTSFSGVLL from the exons ATGTTTTTGACAG TTTTTCCTGCGTTGCTCGTGGCATGCATGTCAGCGTCGGTGCGGG TGACAGGCTCCGGTAGTGCCGTGGTTTTCCACGCCCACGGACCCTCAAACACCAGTCCGGCCTCTGGTAAGATCATAGAGTACACGGTCGTGGAGGTTAACGAAGGTCAAGGATACAACGCGAGCAATGGCGTCTTCATGGCACCAGCTGGCGGAATGTACATGTTCAGCACACAAACTTGTATCTG GTCGAACACGTTCGTCCTGATCGCCATCATAAAAGAGGGCGTGGTGGTGCAGCCTAGCGCCCTCTACGACACCTCCCCTGGCTACGCGCCCTGCTCCAGCTCACAggcgttcgtccgtctgtccgcgGGGCAGCGTGTGTGGGTTGAGAGCAGGCGGACGAACAACGGAAACATGCTATTCGAGGACGAGGAACGCTGGACGAGTTTTTCCGGAGTTCTGCTTTAG
- the LOC127835008 gene encoding collagen alpha-2(VIII) chain-like isoform X1 — MFLTVFPALLVACMSASVRGFVVPGGLVTGSGSAVVFHAHGPSNTSPASGKIIEYTVVEVNEGQGYNASNGVFMAPAGGMYMFSTQTCIWSNTFVLIAIIKEGVVVQPSALYDTSPGYAPCSSSQAFVRLSAGQRVWVESRRTNNGNMLFEDEERWTSFSGVLL, encoded by the exons ATGTTTTTGACAG TTTTTCCTGCGTTGCTCGTGGCATGCATGTCAGCGTCGGTGCGGG GGTTTGTTGTGCCAGGTGGCCTGG TGACAGGCTCCGGTAGTGCCGTGGTTTTCCACGCCCACGGACCCTCAAACACCAGTCCGGCCTCTGGTAAGATCATAGAGTACACGGTCGTGGAGGTTAACGAAGGTCAAGGATACAACGCGAGCAATGGCGTCTTCATGGCACCAGCTGGCGGAATGTACATGTTCAGCACACAAACTTGTATCTG GTCGAACACGTTCGTCCTGATCGCCATCATAAAAGAGGGCGTGGTGGTGCAGCCTAGCGCCCTCTACGACACCTCCCCTGGCTACGCGCCCTGCTCCAGCTCACAggcgttcgtccgtctgtccgcgGGGCAGCGTGTGTGGGTTGAGAGCAGGCGGACGAACAACGGAAACATGCTATTCGAGGACGAGGAACGCTGGACGAGTTTTTCCGGAGTTCTGCTTTAG